From Arachis hypogaea cultivar Tifrunner chromosome 3, arahy.Tifrunner.gnm2.J5K5, whole genome shotgun sequence:
tcgaacaagcaagccaagtgtcacctagatacatactggaacgatggagcaagaaggtaaagaggcgtcacacacacatcaagagcagccacgacgagccactaatggagccaagaagcaagaggttcgaccaattggtttttcgttcgcaaaatatttgcgaatttgcctccgaatcggaggagctgactgcaattctgcaccgtgcgtacgataacgtcatggccgagatggaagcattaaaagccaaaaggaaggggacatcttctttatcccacgaagacgccaacttggaatccgttaacgagctttaaagcccgccaaggattcaaacaagaggacgtccaaaaaacaggctaggttcaaagctggagaaacaGATCGCAAAtggcacaaagaagaagaagacgaaagttttaagcgaggtaaaagtaatgttctttaaatttgtggcgattgagtttatttttctcgttaataggttagctaatgtgtgagtgttatattcagataaacctgtttgatgccGCATCAGCGGCACATTCAAATTctagccaatatcaaggacacgttatgaattatcagttcagggtaccagcagcaggggataactctttgggtgtatagttttatagaatatgggtgtaaaagcaccgttcttttgggtgtatttttgttcattgacaatttacatatagacacatatatagattcatatagaacaaaagctctaaaaattcgcaggttatgggtgaatatttgatttgatgtttttcttcatattttagtaaatgtaattcatacattttgaatacagcacagacagtttgggtgtatattttatgcAATGTTGGGTGTATTATTAGCCCTGCGTTGGGTGTAACAGTTTATAATTTGTGTTTATATATGCCTTggttttttccttcatattttaccacctgtaatacagcttttgaatacatcacagacagtttaccaacacagatagtttaactatgggaaaaaatatacatggaatagaagttgttgataaatggcaaatatttacatcatttgttcaatttacaaactacccagcagttggattacgcagtttctatatcagcagaatcaatctgacaaaacggactcaataatacagaggatggcttcgacagccttatagcactactctccctaattgcccgatctctttctgtattcatctcactgaatagtatccgggaagcatactccactctatagtggtccacctcctcctacaattaaaaaggatattctgtttaaacagcaatattaattcagtaaagtaatacagagttatatagttctaaagacagttacctgtggcaaattatcccattcatacttcccctttttgaagttttccggctcaattaacTCCATCCACTTCATAACATagatagcgcagtcatagctgaaaacgaagaaaataaattacaaatctcatttacgaaagtttaatgttcagactcacaaatttataccttgttttttggcctgatattttaacatatgatgATTTAATTTTCTTCTCGTTCTCCCCTTTCTGCAGAGGTTCCCCGccggcatatgttatcaatcttgaaaatacatatcccttaaatagcaaaacaaatcagtaatacacccgaataaatgaacaagatacacccaactgaatggacaatatacacccaacacaactaacgaaatagacctaaatattaaagtaaagaagacagaggcaacttacagtgaatttattaaccTGCTTTCTCTCATCGCTTGGAGCTCTTTTGTATAGCAGGTCAAGTATATGACATTTCCGCTTTGTTGTATTTAttagccataaccaccaatgtccCATGTGGCAAacaggagcaaaaatctgaaggattccCACATTTCAACAGTgcgttattttatttggcatataagtaaataaccgtactaacaaatttagaaaacgaaaacttacatatggatgggaagttaatttttttctatctatgaagggaatgaaactcgggtaggcttccaccctgaattccttTTTCGTTTTCGGTGATACGAATTCCCCGTTTGGGTGATCCGAAAGTGCCATGCACTGCAAGAATTGCGAAACAAGAAATGAAATACTAAACTTACACCCAATGGAACGTAAAAAATACAACCAaatcaatacagaaaatacacccaaagttcgtaaaagtaacacttaccacaatatcgggggggagacagtatatttgttcttgaaacctcttttcatttttctggttgaggatgaggcagatggcagatacaatctagaaatatatgccgaaatcaattttacattaataagCATTGCAattgactttggtgtaaaaacattaatgttattctaatattatctgagattctatatcactttttgcctggagggatacaaggtgcattctcatcaaaatgtattctccttggccaatcagagtgcacatttcctcatactcgttagtattgccatctgcatcttccttcagtctcgtcccccagatgtagcacttttgtttcatatcatccgtaATCTGATATAACCCCCCAGGAGTTCGAAACtttgcagaactttctcccccagtctccctctgaatttgtggacttttgTTCTTCCCCTTCGCCGCACTGCTTGCTATTTTTTGGACCAAATTGTCCAATTCTTCTATCAAATTTGCAGATTCAGGAGATTTTGCCCTTTCTGTCTCCTACGTTGAcgccccctcctggcttgaatcagtcaatccaaggctgaatgatggcacccctggatctgttttaggaacataggatgctgtccgtgccatcatcaacagggcagcagcgtcttctgcgtctggatgactgcgtcatcatgtataagaataagaataagaataagaatatacggatgataagcaaagattgattttagtctgatgaacttacattttagttggagctgggggaaccgtgggtgtggtctcttgaagttgtttgggggtttcaggagtgctgcacagttacaaaaaattaatcacggcgtaaaaaaaactaatcaggaacaatatacacccaaattgttagctaatatacacccaaactctaaacaaatatacactcaatactatttcttacgtttctgtagtcccttcaatctgtagcataggggttggttcaaaatctgtctcagtggttgtttgggatgctggcacaaaaacctgaatcgggactctaaacaagaagaaaagtgaaaggttaacaacgcctttgaaaataataaggttataaggttgaaatattattagaaaactcacattgcaagcgcttccgacggtgtctgttccctcacaaccatcatattcgaatcagacggactcaacctaaaatacacccaaagaaattcaagaaatacacccgaacaattcaaaaagaagacacgctttgtttttttgagaacttacatacttgcagtttttgctttttttttcctgccttttttttcttgaataaaataataaatggctttttttctaaaaaaaatatatacagaattagaagtagaagggtaatagaagaacaaaagtaacggttatttgaaagagaaattacatgctctgtgacggctggtttacactactctgttctgtgcgtccttgagaggaaggagcatcacttcccaagttcacagccggtattctaaaacagatttgatgttattcagacaaaataagatacatgtataaaatacactcaaatgaatgcacaagatataaccaaccgaatggacaatatacacccaacacaacaaacgaaatatcccttaataaacaacatacacccaacttgatcaacACAATACACCGaaatggttccacaaaatacacccaaatcatgataacaagattttattaaataataaagcttcttacgtttcagacgacacatagcgaccttctgtcgatcgcaggtcagcttggttctccctgcaaaacaagaaacaattattagcatacaaaacacaccaaaatatgaaatagacagcctagcaagacatacccctctgcagcagatttatcaaTATTTTGCCCTAGCCATTCATCTAGttcgtcacttgatatttcatatgtctcactacattcataaaagaagacgttaacaaaaataattacgatgatagacggtaatatagcttacgaggtactgtacccgtcaaagtattgatcttctttaggaggtgaatcctccacaacaacttttttcttttttggttgtgttttgggtggaaaaaaaagagtaccaatcagaaataagaaattaattttatcacagaatagtCGTCTAATCTAATTATatgcaaagaagtgcttacttttttggtgttgtttttgtttttttcttctccttctccttctctgcaggtgatgattcttcgctcctataagttaataatagacacttcagttaatacacaaaatctttataatgaagccaaaagaaaggagtaataatttcaggacattactcatcacttggttcagattcagattctgaatcagaatctgactcctcttgcctctgctttctttttctggagtccattctggaaggcaaacaatcattatttagaacatactaaaaatacacccaaatgaattcacaatatacacccaactaaATATACAATATACATCCAACGCAGCAAACGAACACACCCAGCTTAATAAACCACACACACCCAACgtgatcaacaaaatacacccaactcgaaaaagaaattacacccaagtatggtacttactttttcccctttttgctggggtgttttcttcctgaatcctctgagtcttcttgagtctcagactcGGAGGTAGAAGTGTCAATGTCAGTAActgtttctgtctccgaagacgatgttggactcgccttcctttttttgttttttttatttcttgttttttttttcttttttttcttttttttttcattttttctcttgctcttgtctccgccatcttcacaatcccctgaaacattagatattttagctagcagcattcaggtaaataaaatacaagcaacatattatgtttacttaccaaaatttcctctctttctgcagtcattctttccaccaattgctccttagtccagttggcaatccaaggCTTTGGTGATCTTTcagccctcttcttgcctttgttttcagaaagatgaaagtatattatcatcagggcaaagaggcagccatcaattgccttcttcttcttctcctggtagtctgtgatgcccttgatcaagaaggtcaaaacatgcccccccccagtttctctccgatatgccgtccatcttaaaaattggggccaggtgcacgggggatattttgtttatcgtcgttggcaaaaggaacgccatatgtatgtagaggatgaatatcctcttgaacatcaggcgttcctcttcgttgccaacgccgatttccatcatttcatcggtaagacttttgagggtcttaccctggaatcttctataaattattttgtcatcatcagaaataggggtgcacatgggtcgggtgaagccgggtttgatgcGACCCAGACCCCgtccgaaatatacaccgggtctatttattagacccgaacccgatcctagacccgatgaaaccaatacactttcgggccacaattataccgggtaaaaaccgggtgaaaaccgggccgttaacattatattacgttgataccttcttgtaagctagcatgtaaaaatatctaaattttcaagactccaaccattagttaacatggtaaaattcacttagaaaaatataacaagaaccaacccttcttcaaaattaaagcataaccacaatcaatactaaagcataaccacaatcaatactaatattgtctaataataccaaatatttaaatcaatacaaataacacaatcttatgtattagtctaaagtcttatgcattctaaacataaaacattaacttatagtcttataatgactaataacacaatattaaggtttacaatacttaaattccacataaaaatagtcatgatccatcactaataacacaaaatattaattgtgtatgatgaccgggccaccgggccgacttcgggtgacccgagctatggcccggacccgacccgaaataatgaccgggtctatttttgagacccgtacccgaccctaaacccgatgaaatcacaccaaattagtccctaaagtgttcgggaccgggccgggccGGGTCATGTGCACCCCTAATAAGAAAGTTGcttatactcaactttctcaggaaacagatttcctacaaaaaggaaaacaacaaagtatcaaagtcggttcaaatacacccaagcatcaaacttaaatacacccaagcatcaacttaatatacacctataattttgagctagttacctgttgcattgatgccaagcgcatcacctattatttttggtgttatttggaaagaaccatatcctgtcttcagtttgttctccccaagtttgaagttgtttgtcagttcccttaagagttggtgatccaccctgagtggtgggatgtgcatcaacccaccgaatccGAGATCCCTCACAAttgccttcttctcctcagtcatgtttctgaacttatcactcaagagatgtgtggcacacttaaggtcttttgttttgtttcttgctgccattttctctgaaacgaaaaatacacccaaagacatCAGTACGATACActcatatatatgagtcagatacacccattgataacagtaagatacactcatagatatgattcagatacactcattgataacagtgagatacacccataaaTATGATTAAGATAAATCCATTTATATCAGTcaggtatcactcaaacatgcttcaatatcaaattaattgAGATCTCAGTAAGATACAcgcatatatgagtcagatacacccattgataacagtaagatacacccatatgtaagaatcagatacacccgttgataacagtgagatactcccatagatattattcagatacagtatccatatatatcagtcagatatcagtcaaacatgcttcaatatcaagccaTATTACAAGTTCAAGCAGTATACACCCCCAATCTACGGaataaacccccaaaaatcaacaacaatagcaggagaacttagaacaagaacgtagaacgacgtagaacttagaacagtgtaacaaagaagcaagaagtaaaccctagaagaacgacgtagaagaaaagtaaaatatacaggaaTCTTAACGAACTTACGTTGAGTATTGTTGCTTTGCTTCAGATTCTTCACGGAGAGTTTGATGGTGTTTTGATGGAGGTTTCGAAGAACGATTTGTATGttttgaactttgattttcgctcgaaaatggaagggtttccttgttttcgaagcgttttgagaagtggaagaagtggaagaagtggaagagtttcCCATACGTAACGGTTGTAGTGTTGAGCGCGTGATTTTGACGCGCCATGTTGTCTCTCTTTATGCGCGTGGCTTCTatttgggctgggccaacttgtaagcttgtaagcttgtatgtgtagcccagcccttaatttttttatttatgttgaaaATTCTTTATTAGAGTTCGTTTCATTTTATTGATTAATAAATAAAGAAGTGGGTAACGCAAGTgttgtttattttgttaatataCTGGTGCCGTGTAAGGGTGTAAGAAGAAATCGTTGCATCATTTGCCACTCTTCCCAAATTTCGGAACACACACTCTTCCCCGAACTTCAAAAAAAAACATGTCTTTCCAAtctccaccaccaccatcaccgctCCACCCGACCCAAAACCCGAACCAACAAAAAACCAAACCTGaaggagaaaagaagagagactTCCTGACTCACCTCGAAACCTATCTCGCCAAACGCGACGGCGTCGACAAGCTACTCAAGATCTCACGCTACACCTCAAAACTCATCCTCTTCACTTCCTGGGCCAAGGCCCAACCCCAAGCCCATAACGGCCCATCTCTCTACAACCGCCTCAAGGCCTTCGAGTCCAGCGTCGGCATCAGCCGCAAGTCCCTCCGCCTCGGCAAATTCGTCCAAGACCTCAACGCGCTCCGTGCCCTACAAAAACCGCGCGTGAAATCCACCACCAGCTCCTCCGATCTCGACTTCTTCCTCTCCATCGTCGCCTACGGCGGCGAGGGAATCTACTACTTCGTCGAGCAGCTCGTCTGGCTATCCAAATCGGGACTCATCGATCCGAAACGGTCGCGTTCGTTTCAGAAAATCAGCGCGTGGTGCGAGTTCGTAGGGTACTTCGGTAGCGTGGCTTTGAAATTCAGGGATTTGAAGGTGATCGGAGAGGACGAAGAGTGCTTGAAATCGACCGTTGAAATTGCGAGTTTGAGAGGGGAATGTTGTGAGGTGGAAGAAGAGAGGTTGAGGAAGGTGAGGGAGAAGAAGACGATGAAGAAGCTTTCGATTCTTCAGGATTTGGCTGATTTGGTTATGGCTTTGGATGATATGATCGACGGCAAGGGACCGTTTTCGGGGCCGGTTTTCATGGCTTCCGCCGGGTTGTTGTCTGCTCTCATCAGCACTCACAAGAATTGGAAATCTTGTTAAACTTCGCCGGTTACatcaagttagttagttagttagttagttagttactgcATAATCTGAATTTCAGTTTACTTGTCTAGAACTGTTGAGGAACTTGTGAATGCAGATTCAAACACGCTTGTAGCATGTAGCATGTGAAAATTCTACATCAATTCCGTAATAATTGTCGCTTTGAATACACTAAATTCAATGATGTACCAAATTTTTTCGAAGCTACAATTACTGCGAAACTGATGGAGTATTGCAGATGAGGATGATTGGCTTCTCTGCATTCATTTAGACAGGATGTAAAATTGCCTTTGTGCTTCTCTGTAGAATTAAATTTAGGAGGGTAGTGATTAGCTTATAATCAAAAGCTTCCACATTTTTTTGGCGGGTGGGTTTGGTATTGTGGACAAAGATGCCAATTAGTTTGATTGGCAGCTCATTTGAGCCGAACTTGGGAGTTTGGTATCACCGAAAAGGAATAAAATGTCCATACCTATAGACTATAGTCTTTGAATAATTGATAAGTGCTCCAAAATTTGGTAGTATAAATTGATTTAGGTGCACTTTGTTTATTTGTCCATTTTTTTATCTTCTTGTACTTGTTATGTAGTTACTAATGTCATGAAATTAATTTTCCCAAAAGTTTAAGCAAATAGAAGAAGACACATTTGCCTTATTCTGAAATACTTTGATTTTTTGGTTAACGTGGATCGAACTTTAGACTTTTAGGTCATAGAAGCTATGATACTATGCTATGAAATCATTTCTTCCCAAGACTTAAGCTGTTAAGAGGAGGTACatgaatagttatatctctaataactAACATTGTTCCAATTCTCTGTAGTGGTTTATTTTTGCAGGGTTTTTTGTGTGTGTGTCAATATTGATCAAACTACAATTTTCTCAGCCTTCATCAACTGGCATTAATGGTTTAGATTTTCAGAGAGGTTGGGTTAGTGTCAAATCTTGTATGGTTAGAGTCAGAGACACAGGGTATAGCTATAATTATATAGTAATCTTTTGTCTGCTGTTGGAGATGTATTGTGAAATGTTTCAGACTTGGTAAGGCACTTCTCTTGAATAGTTATGTGCTATGTTTTTGCCTAGTaagtttactttcttttcaagTTCTTTCTTTTACCCATTATCTGCAtgattcaagaaaagaaaactggTTTGCTAGGTTGCATATAGTAGGATAAATACACTAACAGAAACATTGCTTCCTGCTATATATTTCTTTCATATTGATGTATATCTTGTGCATTTTTATGTAATTCAAATAACACTTCTGAAGTTTCAACACTATAACTTATTGTTTATGGTTGTAAAATGATATTAATGTTTCATCGTTTGCACAATTTGTATCTAAATACATTGATCCAATGATGAGCAGAAAAGTGGCAATAATAGATAAAGGGAAAAGAGAACATACAGAGCATCATATTTAGATTAGATTGGATCAGTTATGGCAGTTTATATTTGAGGAGTAAATTTATTTTCTAGTATGTGTCAAGATGTCTAGTATAATATATTACCAGCCATGAATTATTTATTCGTTTTTGTTTAAGAATGTGAGACTCCATAGCCCATGCTGCATCTTTATCCTATCCTGATAGGACTCTAGTGCACTGTGCCACCTTTATcttctcctttttattttttaaattttttggaaaaTCATTGAATCATATAGATAGAAGCATGTTTATGTAGCAGTTTAATTCTTGCGATTTATTATAAATGCTAGATAGTGCTGATATAAACTCAATTTTGGAATGCTTTTCTGTTAAGAAAATTGTTCTTTGAACATTCAAATATCGTACACTTATTTTACCTTATTGCTATTAGGTATTAACATTATCAAACACCTAATGCAATATGCCAACGTGACAATTAATATTAAAAGagtaaacttttataatttactCTTTAGAAATAATGGGAGTTAAATTAGTCCTTTGCATCACTAACAAACTGGATTAACAACAATTTCTTAATACTTTAGATCATCCTCCAAGTATTTTCTTTAGATGAAAATTGAAATAATCGCAAAGTTATTGTGCGTAAATTGATGACACCATATTATTATACTAGTGAATAATTTTATCCATTGTTATGTCACTCCTTTGTGAAGGAGAATTAATGTTTAACTTTAGGACTAAATGGGATGTAAAATTTCGCAAAAGTGATTTCAACAATATTGTCATATTGTGAAGAAGTAGAAAATGTTTTCACGAGATAATTAGTTCTAGATGTATaaaggataattttttttatttttccacagAAATTTTTAGTTGTTTAATGAACTCTAGTGGCATAATCAAATAGTTGTCTTGTgtgtataaaaaaaatcaatcacaaATTAATTATTACTTATAGAAATACATATTTGGgatcttataaatttttttataaaacattctatttatatatactaaaaatcagctactaaactaattataatatatttgtgtatataatATGTATTAGAATAATCAAAATTATAATTGACTAAAATTAAACagcaatataataaaaaattataaaatatcaaatacatattttataatatgCAGTAATATTgactacaaaaaattatttttctgtatttttttttaaatatccatATTTAGTTCTTGCAAAGATGATAAGATTGGAAGATAAATTATATAACTTTATTTGATTAATTAGTTACCAATTAATTCGGACAAGAAGTTAACCAAAGACAGCAATAAAAACTGGATAATGGTTCACATCAATTGCAACTGAAATCTGGTTTATATTCTTTGAAATTATAATTTCGTGCCACTTCACAAGAAAGTGTTTTACTCTTAAGAGacttattttataaaatcaaacatAACATCAAACATAAGAAGTAAAGAGCAGTTAACATAAAATTAAAGCTAATATCCTCAAACATCTTGAGGAATATTAACAATTAGAGAAAACAAAAGTTAATTATCCAATTCATAGtataatattaatattcttttcGTACGAGATTTAGcacacattactctcttacaactttaaattttagatatcTTTGTACTAAAAAGCTGTCATTATAGCATTAATATTCTTTGCGCATACATCCCCTTCTTTATTTTTGTTGGCACGGTCCTTTTGTTTATCAGAGTAATAGTTAGCAACCATGTGATCTTTCTTTGTTCATTTCTTACTAAAACATTccttactaaaatatttttgtcaTGCACTTCTCAAATTACATTGGTcactctaatattttaaaataccaaatatatatgtatatatatggtcatccaaatatataattatatacataatgGTTAGAGTTATACTACGTATATACCAAAATCAGCCATCAAAGTCAATCATCATCCTTTTGTTTATCAGAGTAATAGTTAGCAACCATGTGATCTTTCTTTGTGCATTTCTTACTAAAACATTccttactaaaatatttttgtcaTGCACTTCTCAAATTACATTGGTcactctaatattttaaaataccaaatatatatgtatatatatggtcatccaaatatataattatatacataatgGTTAGGGTTATACTACGTGTATACCAAAATCAGCCATCAAAGTCAATCATCAGTGTAAAATATATGGtgaaatacaaatacacattgaaaataaattaaactacacatgtatttatacacaaatacattggtagttaattttagtgtacaaatagcatttctaATGTTGACATCATATTGATTAATATATattacaattattaaaaattatattttattataatagatatttaagctttaataaataatatttaatgaatcaaataccACTTAAAAGTTTAATTcagtaaaggaaaagaaaagaagagagagtttataaaaacatttaaaatttgttatacaTATTCTTGTAAAAATATAAAGATATTGATAATTAGatgacagaaaaaaaaatagtaataataacatAGCAATTCTTAGTGATATATATTGATATGTTAATCCGTTGATACAACAACAGATTGTGTAGTAAAAAGTAGATCTATAGTTGAGAAAAATCATGTTATATAATTACTTTATCATTCCTTTATTGTGATAAGGTAGATAAATCATTTCTCATGCAAGTACTATTATCTTTAACCAATCATCTGTTTTGTCTTTTTCCTAAGTAATTTATATACTTGTATCACACGTGCAAGTTGAAGATAAGAAGCCAAACACTAATGAAGTTTTGATTTGTTAGTTTCTCCTATAACTCCAAATAACTATATTAA
This genomic window contains:
- the LOC112734896 gene encoding peroxisomal membrane protein 11A encodes the protein MSFQSPPPPSPLHPTQNPNQQKTKPEGEKKRDFLTHLETYLAKRDGVDKLLKISRYTSKLILFTSWAKAQPQAHNGPSLYNRLKAFESSVGISRKSLRLGKFVQDLNALRALQKPRVKSTTSSSDLDFFLSIVAYGGEGIYYFVEQLVWLSKSGLIDPKRSRSFQKISAWCEFVGYFGSVALKFRDLKVIGEDEECLKSTVEIASLRGECCEVEEERLRKVREKKTMKKLSILQDLADLVMALDDMIDGKGPFSGPVFMASAGLLSALISTHKNWKSC